From the genome of Candidatus Electrothrix communis, one region includes:
- a CDS encoding rhodanese-like domain-containing protein has protein sequence MKKSKKLVIATAFACIVSSSIMSANNAMSSSGITENIFNSFREITGQPWPENVDQKIADVKKTTKVISMEEFHKLFEKKDYDLIVDVREPGEYASGHLPGAINIPRGLLEFKVWKHIGFPKNTDANNRIFLYCKVGGRAILSANALTGLGLTNAVAVNMKVDKWKGAGYPLETEQADTSKK, from the coding sequence TTGAAGAAAAGCAAAAAGTTAGTAATCGCAACAGCATTCGCCTGTATCGTTTCGAGTTCGATAATGTCGGCCAATAATGCGATGAGTTCGTCGGGAATAACGGAGAACATTTTTAATTCCTTCAGAGAAATTACCGGTCAACCATGGCCTGAAAATGTCGATCAGAAAATAGCTGATGTTAAAAAAACCACTAAAGTCATCAGTATGGAGGAATTTCACAAATTATTTGAGAAAAAAGACTACGACCTGATAGTTGATGTTCGAGAGCCGGGGGAATATGCCAGCGGTCATCTTCCGGGAGCAATTAATATCCCCAGAGGACTTCTGGAGTTTAAAGTTTGGAAACATATTGGATTCCCTAAGAACACAGATGCAAATAATCGTATATTCCTGTATTGCAAGGTAGGCGGAAGGGCTATCCTTTCAGCCAATGCACTCACTGGATTGGGACTGACCAATGCCGTGGCGGTGAATATGAAAGTCGACAAGTGGAAGGGTGCCGGTTACCCTCTGGAGACAGAACAAGCTGACACCTCAAAAAAATAG
- a CDS encoding exonuclease SbcCD subunit D C-terminal domain-containing protein: MQSPTRRILHTSDWHIGRTLYGRHRYAEFAAFFDWLYNTIVEQQVDILLVAGDVFHTTTPSNRAQQLYYDFLCRVAASTCRHLVVTAGNHDSPTFLSAPRELLRALNIHILATLPSSPAEEVLVLKDQAGETEAIICAVPFLRDREIRTATAGQDMDDRERDLILGITKHYSEVCAEAEEQRNKLARPVPIIGMGHLFAAGGSKVEGDGVRNLYVGSLASVGADAFPACLDYLALGHLHCPQKVAGNETRRYSGAPLVMGFGEAEKKKSVCLLDFPASSSTAPTVELLPVPIFQRIKQIQGNWEHIQTELTTLKLEGQAIWLEIIYQGEELIADLRQRLDEAVTDTRLEILRICNRRIIEQALRPVQAEETLADLRHEEVFSRCLDAHAIPAEQRSSLLAAYNEIALALEQNDLMAM, encoded by the coding sequence ATGCAATCCCCCACCCGCCGCATCCTCCACACCTCAGACTGGCACATAGGCCGAACCCTCTACGGACGCCATCGCTACGCCGAGTTCGCCGCCTTTTTCGACTGGCTCTACAACACCATTGTCGAGCAGCAGGTGGACATCCTCCTGGTGGCAGGCGACGTCTTCCACACCACCACCCCCAGCAACCGGGCCCAGCAGCTCTACTACGATTTCCTCTGCCGGGTGGCGGCCTCGACCTGCCGACATCTGGTGGTGACTGCGGGCAACCACGACTCCCCCACCTTTCTCAGCGCACCGCGAGAACTCCTGCGTGCTCTTAATATTCACATTCTCGCCACCCTGCCTTCTTCCCCTGCCGAGGAGGTCCTTGTCCTCAAGGACCAAGCCGGAGAAACCGAGGCCATCATCTGCGCAGTGCCCTTTCTCCGCGACCGGGAGATACGCACAGCAACAGCCGGGCAGGACATGGATGACCGGGAGCGGGATCTCATTCTGGGGATCACAAAACATTACAGCGAGGTCTGCGCCGAAGCTGAGGAGCAGCGGAACAAGCTGGCCCGTCCAGTGCCGATCATCGGGATGGGTCATCTCTTCGCCGCTGGCGGCAGCAAAGTGGAAGGCGACGGGGTCCGTAATCTCTATGTGGGTTCCCTGGCCTCTGTGGGTGCGGATGCCTTTCCGGCCTGTCTTGATTATCTGGCCTTGGGCCATCTCCATTGTCCGCAAAAGGTGGCTGGCAACGAAACCCGCCGCTACAGCGGAGCCCCCTTAGTGATGGGCTTTGGTGAGGCTGAAAAAAAGAAGAGCGTCTGTCTGCTTGATTTCCCGGCATCCAGCTCGACCGCCCCAACTGTGGAGCTTCTGCCAGTGCCGATATTTCAACGGATAAAACAGATCCAGGGCAACTGGGAGCATATCCAGACCGAGCTCACTACCCTGAAGCTGGAAGGCCAGGCCATCTGGCTGGAGATCATCTATCAGGGCGAAGAGCTGATCGCTGATCTCCGCCAACGCCTTGATGAGGCGGTGACTGACACCCGCCTGGAGATCCTCCGTATCTGCAATCGCCGCATTATCGAGCAGGCCCTGCGCCCGGTTCAGGCCGAAGAAACTCTGGCCGACCTCCGGCATGAAGAGGTCTTCAGCCGTTGTCTTGATGCCCATGCCATCCCGGCGGAACAACGCTCTTCCCTGTTAGCCGCCTATAACGAAATCGCTCTGGCCCTGGAACAGAATGACCTGATGGCTATGTAA
- a CDS encoding adenylate/guanylate cyclase domain-containing protein, whose protein sequence is MLVCDIRSYTALSEQLGVARIGELLQLWCKAMSDIVTKNGGEVDKFIGDAVLAVWKDSDSLSRVIQALTAADEMQRLTAELGNRFTEIQEPLRLWTALNTGEAVVGNIGVAGSRDYTIIGDAVNVAFRLEEQASRLNCDVVIGESCYRHLPQQTTVFRLYTIDIRGKSQPFRCYGCNYDELHKFIFDLSTVNG, encoded by the coding sequence ATCCTTGTCTGCGATATTCGCAGCTACACAGCCCTGTCCGAACAGCTCGGTGTAGCTCGAATCGGCGAACTGCTCCAATTATGGTGCAAGGCGATGAGCGATATTGTAACAAAGAACGGGGGGGAGGTGGATAAGTTTATCGGTGATGCTGTCTTAGCTGTCTGGAAAGATAGTGATAGTCTCTCTCGGGTTATTCAGGCACTTACCGCAGCCGATGAGATGCAGAGACTGACCGCAGAACTCGGCAACCGGTTTACTGAGATCCAGGAACCGTTGCGCCTTTGGACAGCATTGAATACAGGCGAGGCAGTTGTTGGTAATATTGGCGTGGCAGGCAGTCGTGATTACACGATAATAGGTGATGCGGTTAATGTCGCTTTCCGTCTTGAAGAACAGGCATCCCGCCTTAACTGTGATGTGGTTATCGGCGAGAGCTGTTACCGCCATCTTCCTCAACAGACAACCGTTTTTCGTTTATACACAATCGATATTCGGGGGAAGAGCCAACCGTTTCGCTGCTATGGCTGCAATTATGATGAACTGCACAAGTTTATTTTTGATTTGAGCACAGTCAATGGGTGA
- a CDS encoding FHA domain-containing protein, with product MASSLVIPQATLNISNQAEGNDNKWVLAADTITIGRSLCNDIVLPYSWISRRHSMIQKDENNTYTIVDLGSTNGTLVNYKLIHFPATLSSGDIVTLGDTELTFTQETEPDIPEQGRNKKLITSRFQKTGTAL from the coding sequence ATGGCATCTTCTCTAGTTATCCCGCAGGCCACGCTAAATATCTCCAATCAGGCGGAAGGTAATGACAATAAATGGGTTCTTGCCGCTGACACCATAACTATCGGTCGCAGCTTGTGTAACGATATCGTGCTGCCCTACTCCTGGATATCCCGCCGTCACTCAATGATCCAGAAAGACGAAAACAACACCTACACGATTGTTGACCTCGGGAGTACCAACGGCACCCTTGTAAATTATAAATTGATTCATTTTCCGGCCACGCTTTCTTCCGGTGATATTGTCACCTTGGGAGATACTGAACTGACGTTCACGCAGGAGACTGAGCCTGACATTCCAGAACAGGGAAGGAATAAAAAATTAATAACTTCCAGATTTCAAAAAACTGGCACGGCCTTATAA
- a CDS encoding RNA-binding protein has translation MKLFVGSLPYNTTETELNELFGQYGSVVDTNLVTDHFTGQTKGFAFVEMETRSAGHKAMEDLNGKEYKHRQLVCNEAKPAKKKKFRRG, from the coding sequence ATGAAACTTTTTGTCGGTAGCCTTCCTTATAACACGACTGAAACTGAATTAAATGAACTGTTTGGCCAATACGGAAGTGTTGTCGACACAAATCTTGTAACAGATCATTTTACCGGGCAAACAAAAGGCTTTGCCTTTGTGGAAATGGAAACCAGAAGCGCAGGCCACAAGGCAATGGAAGATCTGAACGGAAAAGAATATAAGCATCGGCAACTTGTCTGCAATGAGGCCAAGCCAGCCAAGAAGAAAAAATTTCGGCGCGGATAA
- a CDS encoding transposase yields MNADSLKTLQQLHIDFDSLPDNGVQDKIMLLINIVEQLAQENQELKETVKLLKDENNRLKGEQGCPIIRPKTQSGDISSESDRKKKKTTKQPKRKKRNFVIHKEKSCPVDKEKLPADAVPKGHDTVVVQDIIIEVKNTAFKREVYYSASENRRIIGALPIEYQGGFGPGIRTLVLCLYNDSNMSQPKIHSLLQTVGVEISPATISRIITDDVTCFHDEKSEIVSAGLQATNYQNADDTSARVNGANFYNHVLCSPYYTAYFTRAKKNRLTLLEIFSEGELTFQLNSQTIELLSDFNLSEKQRQRLTPFLSERIMERSEMDALLSRLFPDPGKQKTNRQRILEACAVTAFRHQGRPFPILICDDAPQFKGITEHLGLCWVHEGRHYKKLQPFMENNREKLAKVLSDFWDYYHCLRSYKEAPSKAEAERLSEQFDTLFLQTTGYDQLDDRLRKTWAKKDNLLLVLQYPHIPLHNNSAELGARVQARKRDVSFQTKNEKGTQAKDTMMTVVETAKKMSVNVFEYIHDRISKKYEMPSLASIISSQSQHTASDPA; encoded by the coding sequence ATGAATGCAGATAGTCTGAAAACCTTACAACAGCTTCATATTGATTTTGACTCACTGCCCGACAATGGGGTGCAGGATAAAATCATGCTGTTGATAAACATCGTTGAGCAGTTAGCCCAGGAGAACCAAGAACTCAAGGAAACTGTCAAATTGCTCAAAGACGAGAACAACCGTCTCAAAGGAGAGCAGGGGTGTCCGATAATTCGACCCAAAACACAATCTGGTGATATTTCATCGGAGTCGGACCGTAAAAAGAAAAAAACAACAAAGCAACCCAAACGGAAAAAACGCAATTTTGTTATCCATAAGGAAAAAAGCTGCCCAGTGGATAAGGAAAAATTACCCGCTGATGCTGTACCAAAAGGACACGATACCGTTGTTGTTCAGGATATTATTATAGAGGTGAAAAACACCGCCTTTAAGCGGGAAGTCTATTATTCAGCATCAGAAAACCGACGAATCATCGGCGCATTACCTATTGAATATCAAGGTGGTTTCGGCCCCGGCATCAGGACATTGGTCCTCTGCTTATATAATGACTCCAACATGAGTCAGCCTAAAATCCATAGCTTGTTGCAGACAGTCGGTGTTGAAATCTCACCAGCAACAATTTCTCGCATAATAACAGACGATGTTACCTGTTTTCACGACGAAAAATCTGAAATTGTCTCGGCTGGTCTTCAAGCAACGAATTATCAGAATGCTGATGATACCAGTGCTCGTGTCAATGGCGCCAATTTCTACAACCATGTACTCTGCAGCCCCTATTATACAGCATATTTTACCAGAGCGAAGAAGAATCGCCTGACTCTGCTGGAAATATTCAGTGAAGGCGAATTGACCTTCCAGCTAAACTCGCAAACCATTGAACTGTTAAGTGACTTTAACCTGTCTGAAAAACAGCGGCAACGTCTGACACCATTTTTAAGTGAACGCATAATGGAGCGTTCTGAAATGGATGCTTTGTTGAGTAGGCTGTTTCCTGACCCTGGCAAACAGAAAACGAATCGTCAACGCATTTTGGAAGCCTGTGCTGTGACAGCGTTTCGTCATCAGGGCCGCCCGTTTCCGATCCTTATCTGTGATGATGCCCCTCAGTTTAAGGGGATCACCGAACATCTTGGTCTATGCTGGGTCCACGAAGGCAGGCATTACAAGAAACTGCAGCCGTTCATGGAAAATAATCGCGAGAAACTGGCAAAAGTGCTCAGTGACTTTTGGGATTATTACCATTGCCTGCGGAGCTATAAAGAGGCTCCCTCCAAGGCTGAAGCTGAACGTCTTTCCGAGCAGTTCGACACCTTATTCCTGCAAACAACAGGCTATGATCAGCTAGATGACCGTTTACGGAAAACATGGGCCAAGAAGGATAATCTTCTGCTTGTCCTGCAATATCCGCACATTCCTTTGCATAATAATTCTGCGGAACTTGGTGCCAGAGTTCAGGCACGAAAACGGGATGTCAGTTTCCAGACGAAAAACGAAAAAGGGACTCAAGCAAAAGACACCATGATGACTGTGGTCGAAACTGCAAAAAAAATGTCGGTCAATGTGTTTGAATACATCCATGACCGTATCAGCAAAAAGTACGAAATGCCCTCCTTGGCATCCATCATTTCATCTCAATCTCAGCATACTGCTTCCGACCCCGCCTGA
- a CDS encoding (Fe-S)-binding protein, with protein MRHIKRQTLLDSLQRKSEKCIECGLCRKECKFLQQYGTPKQIADSFDPSSSKDLKMPFECSLCGLCRAVCPVKINPAALFLEMRREAVAQGVRLYPDYSIILNYEKRGTSKRYSYYALPENCDTVFFPGCTLAGTRHDKVKGIYEHLRKTIPQLGIVLDCCTKPSHDLGRESHFHSMFHEMESFLRGHGVKEILVACPSCYRVFKDYSEDLQVKTVYEHFAETSLPPSSNIPATITIHDPCSTRDEQQIHAAIRQLAESKLLTIDEMKYVGTKTLCCGEGGTVGCVNPDYSANWGIRRKETAGGNRIITYCAGCANILGFVNPTSHIIDLFFDPQAALAGKTKIAKAPWTYLNRLFLKSYFKKRIDAAVSRERTFTGENRSKTGAFKRVGILFALVALIIAVRMSIAP; from the coding sequence ATGAGGCATATAAAAAGACAAACCCTGCTGGACAGCTTACAGAGAAAATCGGAGAAATGCATAGAATGCGGACTCTGCCGCAAAGAATGTAAATTTCTGCAGCAATACGGCACTCCAAAACAGATTGCTGACAGCTTTGACCCTTCCTCCTCAAAAGATCTGAAGATGCCGTTCGAGTGCAGCCTCTGCGGGCTCTGCAGGGCAGTATGCCCGGTAAAGATAAATCCGGCCGCTCTGTTTCTGGAGATGCGCCGCGAGGCGGTTGCCCAGGGCGTGCGGCTTTATCCCGACTACAGCATTATTCTCAATTACGAGAAAAGGGGGACATCCAAACGATATTCCTACTATGCTCTGCCGGAAAACTGTGACACGGTTTTCTTTCCCGGCTGCACCCTGGCAGGTACAAGACATGACAAGGTTAAAGGCATCTATGAGCATTTGCGGAAAACCATACCGCAGCTGGGCATAGTGCTGGACTGCTGTACCAAGCCCTCCCATGATCTTGGCAGAGAGAGTCATTTTCATTCCATGTTTCATGAGATGGAAAGTTTTCTCCGGGGTCACGGTGTGAAAGAAATTCTTGTGGCCTGTCCCAGTTGTTACCGGGTGTTCAAAGATTACAGTGAAGATTTACAGGTAAAAACTGTCTATGAACATTTCGCCGAAACCTCCTTGCCGCCTTCGTCCAACATCCCCGCAACGATTACAATCCATGACCCATGCAGCACCAGAGATGAACAGCAGATCCACGCCGCAATTCGTCAGCTTGCCGAAAGCAAATTATTGACGATTGACGAAATGAAATATGTCGGGACGAAAACCCTTTGCTGCGGTGAGGGCGGAACTGTGGGCTGTGTTAATCCCGATTACTCCGCGAACTGGGGGATCCGGCGCAAAGAGACAGCTGGCGGCAACAGAATTATTACCTATTGCGCAGGCTGTGCCAATATTTTAGGTTTTGTCAATCCAACCAGTCATATAATTGATTTGTTCTTTGACCCGCAGGCCGCCCTTGCCGGGAAGACAAAAATTGCAAAAGCACCGTGGACCTACCTCAACCGACTGTTCCTTAAAAGCTATTTCAAAAAAAGAATAGATGCAGCTGTCTCTCGCGAGAGGACGTTCACCGGGGAAAATAGGAGCAAGACTGGTGCGTTCAAACGTGTCGGTATTCTTTTTGCCCTTGTCGCTCTCATCATCGCTGTACGTATGAGCATTGCGCCCTGA
- a CDS encoding SbcC/MukB-like Walker B domain-containing protein → MRILQLRLHNLNSLTGKWELDFTHPAFMSDGIFAITGPTGAGKTTILDAICLALYGRTPRLDRVTKGGNEIMSRQSGECSAEVEFATVKGAYRCSWYQHKGRKQADGALQPPKRELSEVEGGRILASKANEVAAKVEECTGMDFDRFTRSMLLAQGGFAAFLQAGQDERAPILEQITGSEIYTEISKRIHSRFTEEREKQDKLEGKTGAMQLLTLTQAAEVQQELIKEQEEEIRLNKAVKEKAEALDWLNRIKNLCDELVRIKEEQEKLAQEESAFADEAQRLKLAQQALALEGDYAQLIATRKQQNQEGTALTVLQDKLPDQKSTLSQAEKQLKTAKTQLDQCRISWERGHTLIKQVRELDFRIKEKNQAIHKEEKSCQDLQQMNAEAQKQGEQLEQELTLAQTRQKQSRAYLEKHQVDEQLISDLAGIRKTLDRLKEVADRQAALGPALEKAEQLAVQAGQSWQAKVQACTAAKKDLTTIRQQRQEVQQEAETRLNGRKLEELRRDQVLLADQRNILGRLLEIHQQKNTIEQELTTLRTRQAELAETSKKQGEQLSLLHKQRDQARQEVEIRRTLVEQANRIRDLEEERARLRDNTACPLCGSLDHPYAQGNIPPLNQYEQDLHTALTAEKQAEQDLNTAERESARLIQDEQNLGERIKEKQDAVQEAEAIIKGHCNELGALVPGQKNDLHKEKPSALAIRLTKLAERLAGVQQQLDALDQLDRKLARLSKDLETQQATANQAEKDQERAVHAKEQREQEQQRLTEEQQTATQEREKLRSLALEELAVHGINELRLPTLPQLLTNLTARKDRWQQQHKAFSTAGERITSLQTELRELRAGMAARAAQLERGEQTVAENGRQRQTLAEERFNLFGEINPDVEEKQLVAALRQAEERVSKEQKEQTRLCRECELTKAGIKDRETSMSKRKEELVQLEASFCRRLHENQYADEAAWQAARLPENEQITLQKKAEDVQNRRTRLDERLQDRQTRLAEEEQLQLTETSSEELSKEHNELITACKQTTEQIGSLSQQLETDKQQRAQQQDLLTSLEIQKKECLRWKELHDLIGSADGKKYRNFAQGLTFELMVSRANEQLARMTDRYLLVRDQAQPLELNVIDSWQAGEIRSTKNLSGGESFVVSLALALGLSEMVGGNVRVDSLFLDEGFGALDEEALETALETLAGLRREGKLIGVISHVGALKERIACQLEVVPGTGGQSVVQGAGVRRVE, encoded by the coding sequence ATGCGTATCCTCCAACTTCGTCTCCACAATCTCAACTCCCTGACTGGCAAATGGGAGCTGGATTTCACCCACCCGGCCTTCATGAGCGACGGCATCTTTGCCATCACCGGTCCCACCGGCGCAGGCAAGACCACCATCCTGGACGCCATCTGCCTGGCCCTGTATGGACGCACCCCCCGGCTGGATCGGGTGACCAAGGGCGGCAACGAAATTATGTCCCGCCAGAGCGGGGAATGCTCTGCTGAGGTGGAATTCGCCACTGTCAAAGGTGCGTACCGCTGTTCCTGGTACCAGCATAAGGGCCGCAAACAGGCAGACGGTGCCCTACAACCCCCTAAGCGGGAGCTGTCCGAGGTGGAAGGTGGGCGCATCCTTGCTTCCAAGGCCAATGAGGTGGCAGCCAAGGTTGAGGAATGCACAGGCATGGATTTTGACCGTTTCACCCGCTCCATGCTCCTGGCTCAGGGCGGATTTGCCGCCTTTCTCCAGGCTGGCCAGGACGAACGTGCCCCGATCCTGGAGCAAATCACCGGTAGTGAGATCTATACCGAGATCTCCAAACGGATCCATAGCCGGTTCACGGAAGAACGGGAAAAGCAGGACAAGCTGGAGGGGAAAACCGGGGCCATGCAGTTGCTCACCCTGACCCAAGCAGCCGAGGTTCAGCAGGAACTCATCAAGGAGCAGGAGGAGGAAATCCGCCTGAACAAGGCCGTGAAAGAAAAGGCCGAAGCCTTAGATTGGTTGAACAGGATCAAAAACCTTTGCGACGAACTGGTCCGGATCAAGGAGGAGCAGGAAAAACTAGCGCAGGAGGAATCAGCCTTTGCCGATGAGGCGCAACGACTCAAATTAGCGCAGCAGGCCCTGGCACTGGAGGGGGATTATGCTCAACTTATTGCCACCCGCAAGCAGCAGAACCAAGAGGGCACTGCACTCACAGTATTACAGGACAAACTGCCGGACCAGAAAAGCACACTGAGTCAGGCGGAAAAGCAGCTAAAGACGGCCAAGACGCAGCTTGATCAATGCAGGATCAGCTGGGAGCGGGGACATACCCTGATCAAACAGGTTCGAGAGCTGGATTTTCGCATTAAAGAAAAAAACCAGGCCATTCACAAAGAAGAAAAGAGCTGCCAAGATCTCCAACAAATGAATGCGGAAGCGCAAAAGCAAGGCGAACAGCTGGAGCAGGAACTCACCCTTGCCCAAACCCGGCAGAAGCAAAGCCGTGCCTATCTGGAAAAACATCAGGTTGATGAACAGCTGATCAGCGATCTGGCCGGAATCCGCAAAACCCTTGATCGCCTTAAAGAGGTTGCAGACAGACAGGCGGCCCTTGGCCCGGCCCTGGAAAAAGCAGAACAGCTGGCTGTCCAAGCCGGACAGAGCTGGCAGGCAAAGGTGCAGGCCTGTACAGCAGCTAAAAAAGATCTGACCACCATCCGACAGCAACGGCAGGAGGTCCAGCAAGAGGCTGAGACACGCCTGAACGGGCGCAAACTGGAAGAGCTGCGCCGGGATCAGGTCCTCCTTGCAGATCAACGCAATATTTTGGGACGTCTACTGGAAATACATCAGCAAAAAAATACGATAGAGCAGGAGCTGACCACTCTCCGCACCCGACAGGCAGAACTTGCTGAGACAAGCAAAAAACAGGGCGAGCAGCTCAGTCTGTTGCACAAGCAACGGGATCAGGCCCGGCAGGAGGTGGAAATCCGGCGCACCTTAGTTGAACAGGCCAATCGTATCCGCGATCTGGAAGAGGAACGTGCTCGTCTCCGCGATAATACGGCCTGCCCCCTCTGCGGTTCCCTTGATCATCCCTATGCCCAGGGCAATATTCCGCCGCTCAACCAGTATGAACAGGATCTGCACACCGCTCTGACAGCAGAAAAGCAGGCTGAACAGGATCTGAACACGGCAGAAAGAGAATCTGCTCGCCTTATCCAGGATGAGCAGAACCTTGGTGAGCGCATCAAAGAAAAACAGGACGCTGTGCAGGAAGCAGAGGCAATAATCAAAGGCCATTGCAACGAGCTTGGAGCCCTTGTACCCGGACAAAAAAATGACCTGCACAAAGAAAAACCTTCGGCTCTGGCCATACGCCTGACCAAGCTTGCAGAACGCCTTGCTGGCGTTCAGCAGCAGCTGGACGCCCTGGATCAGCTGGACAGGAAGCTGGCTCGACTCAGCAAGGACCTGGAAACACAACAGGCCACAGCAAACCAAGCAGAAAAGGACCAGGAACGGGCCGTCCATGCCAAGGAGCAGAGGGAACAGGAACAGCAACGGCTTACGGAAGAGCAACAGACAGCAACGCAGGAACGGGAAAAACTCCGATCACTTGCCCTGGAAGAACTGGCAGTACATGGGATCAACGAGCTTCGCCTCCCTACCCTGCCCCAACTTCTCACCAACCTGACCGCTCGTAAAGATCGCTGGCAGCAGCAGCACAAGGCGTTCAGCACAGCAGGCGAGAGGATAACCAGTCTACAGACCGAGTTACGGGAGTTACGAGCAGGTATGGCCGCCCGCGCTGCTCAGCTGGAAAGAGGAGAACAAACTGTTGCGGAGAACGGTAGGCAACGACAGACCCTGGCTGAGGAACGGTTCAACCTGTTTGGGGAGATAAACCCGGATGTCGAGGAAAAACAGCTTGTCGCTGCACTCAGACAGGCGGAAGAGCGCGTGAGCAAGGAGCAAAAAGAGCAGACTCGGTTATGCAGGGAATGTGAGCTGACCAAGGCTGGGATCAAAGATCGTGAAACCTCTATGAGCAAAAGAAAAGAAGAGCTGGTTCAGCTGGAGGCATCCTTCTGCAGACGGCTTCATGAGAATCAGTATGCTGATGAGGCGGCTTGGCAGGCAGCCCGTCTGCCGGAAAACGAGCAAATCACCTTGCAAAAAAAGGCCGAGGATGTACAGAATCGCCGAACCCGCCTTGATGAACGGCTCCAGGATCGACAGACCCGACTGGCAGAGGAAGAACAACTGCAACTCACCGAGACCAGTTCTGAAGAACTCAGCAAAGAACATAACGAGCTAATCACGGCCTGCAAGCAGACAACAGAGCAGATCGGCTCCCTGAGTCAGCAATTGGAGACCGACAAACAGCAACGGGCTCAGCAACAGGATCTGCTGACCAGCCTGGAAATACAGAAAAAAGAATGCCTGCGCTGGAAAGAGTTGCATGACCTGATCGGCTCAGCAGACGGCAAAAAATACCGCAACTTCGCCCAGGGGCTGACCTTTGAGCTGATGGTCTCCCGTGCCAATGAGCAGCTGGCCCGGATGACGGACCGCTATCTGCTGGTGCGGGATCAGGCCCAGCCCTTGGAACTCAACGTGATCGACTCCTGGCAGGCCGGGGAAATCCGCTCCACCAAGAACCTGTCCGGCGGCGAGAGCTTTGTGGTCAGCCTGGCCCTGGCCCTGGGCCTTTCCGAGATGGTGGGCGGTAATGTGCGGGTGGATTCCCTCTTTCTTGATGAGGGCTTCGGTGCCCTGGATGAGGAGGCCCTGGAAACGGCTCTGGAAACCCTGGCCGGGTTGCGCCGGGAAGGCAAGCTGATTGGGGTGATCTCCCATGTTGGGGCACTTAAGGAACGGATTGCCTGTCAGCTGGAGGTGGTTCCGGGGACTGGCGGGCAGAGTGTTGTGCAGGGGGCTGGGGTTCGGCGGGTGGAGTAA
- a CDS encoding MBL fold metallo-hydrolase yields MSTLVEAGDKRFLFDCGRGSTIRLRQLGIPLGSINKVFLTHLHSDHLIQLPDIFLAGWVMGRRNEPLKIWGPKGTSDMMNALTQAFAFDIHIRRDVDEKFPAEGIQVQSHEIQEGIIFNEDGVKITAFFVDHRPIIPAFGYRIDYGDHSVVLSGDTRVSENLVAFAKGTDILVHEALPVPNQGPISKLEQRILAHHTTGEQAGKIFTRIKPRLAALSHAPNAEGFLKQVRRTYSGPLQPPEDLTIITIGEQVRVQDFASLIATQE; encoded by the coding sequence ATGAGTACACTTGTTGAGGCGGGAGATAAACGCTTCCTGTTTGATTGCGGTCGCGGTTCGACAATTCGACTCAGGCAACTGGGAATTCCTCTAGGATCCATCAATAAAGTCTTCCTGACGCACCTGCATTCAGACCATCTCATCCAGCTTCCCGATATTTTCCTAGCGGGTTGGGTGATGGGAAGGAGGAATGAGCCCTTAAAGATCTGGGGCCCCAAGGGTACCAGCGACATGATGAATGCTCTTACCCAGGCCTTTGCCTTTGATATTCATATTCGGCGTGATGTCGATGAAAAATTTCCTGCTGAAGGTATTCAAGTACAGAGTCATGAGATACAGGAAGGGATAATTTTCAATGAGGACGGCGTAAAGATAACAGCCTTTTTTGTGGACCACAGACCTATCATACCGGCGTTCGGTTATAGGATTGATTATGGCGACCACTCCGTTGTTCTTTCCGGTGATACCCGAGTGTCTGAAAATCTTGTGGCGTTCGCCAAAGGAACAGATATCCTTGTTCACGAGGCACTACCTGTTCCAAATCAAGGCCCAATCTCAAAACTTGAACAACGTATTCTTGCTCATCATACCACTGGCGAACAGGCAGGAAAAATATTCACACGGATTAAACCCCGTTTGGCGGCACTTTCCCATGCACCCAACGCAGAGGGCTTCCTTAAACAAGTCCGTAGAACCTACAGCGGTCCTTTGCAACCACCAGAAGACCTGACGATCATCACTATTGGCGAACAAGTCCGTGTGCAAGATTTTGCCTCCCTCATAGCAACGCAAGAGTAG